A window from Corynebacterium singulare encodes these proteins:
- a CDS encoding GntR family transcriptional regulator yields MSQPAPRISAANKAFNLISQNILAGKYLPGMILEEQFLVAETGVSRTPIREALFRLQADSYVELEARRGAQVKKITVVDLREVYETRLVIESAAMRRICDHCLPIPPTADAISRQQQAAKEDDDWVAFGGLDQEFHAEIVKAAGNTTLYNLYQSLRSLHVRIAIRAIQESPARAATINQEHHKILTSLRERDIDAALTCLKEHLMDVPEVINALSTG; encoded by the coding sequence GTGAGCCAACCAGCACCTAGAATCTCCGCAGCCAACAAAGCCTTTAATCTCATTAGCCAGAACATCCTCGCAGGTAAATACCTGCCCGGCATGATCCTCGAAGAGCAATTCCTGGTCGCCGAAACGGGTGTCTCCCGCACCCCCATCAGAGAGGCGCTTTTCCGACTTCAAGCAGACAGCTACGTCGAACTGGAGGCCCGACGCGGCGCACAAGTTAAGAAAATCACCGTTGTTGATCTGCGCGAAGTCTACGAAACCCGCCTCGTCATCGAATCAGCCGCCATGCGGCGCATCTGCGACCACTGCCTGCCCATCCCACCAACCGCCGATGCTATCTCGCGCCAGCAGCAAGCAGCCAAAGAAGACGACGACTGGGTAGCCTTTGGTGGCCTGGACCAGGAGTTTCACGCAGAAATCGTCAAAGCCGCCGGCAACACAACCCTCTATAACCTCTATCAATCCCTGCGCTCACTCCATGTGCGCATCGCCATTAGAGCCATCCAAGAATCCCCCGCCCGCGCGGCCACGATTAACCAAGAGCACCACAAAATCCTTACCTCCCTGCGTGAGCGCGACATAGATGCCGCGTTGACCTGCCTGAAAGAACACCTCATGGATGTCCCCGAAGTCATCAACGCACTCAGCACGGGCTAA
- a CDS encoding carbon-nitrogen hydrolase family protein has translation MTTVAVAQFGPTTDTTTNLDTITTLATEAKTNGADLVVFPEYSIFTNPIVDHTFIDNAEPLDGNAVKTITALSADLGIAIIFGMNEKVEDKEKIHNTLLGINNGEIQAVYRKIHLYDAFGVTESAVVEPGAIEEPQLFTVGDLIIGLQTCYDLRFPEISRRLLDAGANTIALPAEWAPGPQKEYHWETLLRARAIENTVFVIAADQTQPHGVGHSTIISPSGVPLTSLGPTPGTAQTTINMAEVNAARTTNPAIHLRRFSVKAGTNA, from the coding sequence ATGACCACAGTCGCAGTCGCCCAATTCGGCCCCACCACCGACACCACCACCAACCTCGACACCATCACCACCTTGGCCACCGAAGCCAAAACCAACGGCGCAGATCTCGTAGTCTTTCCTGAATACTCCATATTCACCAACCCAATCGTTGACCACACATTCATCGACAACGCCGAACCACTCGACGGCAACGCCGTAAAAACCATCACCGCCCTAAGCGCTGACCTAGGCATCGCCATCATCTTCGGCATGAACGAAAAAGTTGAGGACAAAGAAAAAATCCACAATACCCTCCTAGGCATCAACAACGGCGAAATACAAGCTGTCTACCGCAAAATCCACCTCTACGATGCATTTGGAGTTACCGAATCCGCTGTCGTCGAACCAGGCGCCATCGAAGAACCCCAACTGTTCACCGTTGGCGACCTGATCATTGGCCTGCAAACCTGCTACGACCTGCGCTTCCCAGAAATCAGTCGCCGACTCCTCGACGCAGGTGCAAACACCATCGCCCTGCCCGCAGAATGGGCGCCCGGCCCGCAAAAGGAATACCACTGGGAAACCCTGCTACGCGCCCGCGCCATCGAAAACACCGTCTTCGTCATCGCCGCCGACCAAACCCAACCCCACGGAGTCGGCCACAGCACCATCATCAGCCCCTCCGGTGTCCCCCTAACCTCCCTCGGTCCTACCCCAGGTACTGCCCAGACCACCATCAACATGGCAGAGGTTAATGCTGCCCGCACCACCAACCCCGCCATCCACCTACGGAGGTTTAGCGTCAAGGCAGGCACCAATGCCTAA
- a CDS encoding Bax inhibitor-1/YccA family protein, with product MRSSNPVMNSLSSSQSQVQGNPYGQSDNPFGQGNRTTDRPLTVDDVVTKTGITLGVVIAMAVINFAIGELINPGIAMILTLVGALGGFITVLVSTFGKKFGSAAATLIYAVFEGLFVGGFSLMFAGVSFGNSDGMALIGQAIMGTVGVFIGMLMVYKTGAVKVTPKFNKIMFGLIAGVAVLALGNMLGAIFFGFNPLRDGGMLAIIFSLVCIVLASLSFMTDFDQADRLIRQGAPAQYAWGIALGLAVTLVWLYTEILRLLSYFRD from the coding sequence GTGCGTTCTAGCAACCCTGTGATGAATTCTCTCTCGTCCAGCCAAAGCCAGGTCCAGGGTAATCCATACGGTCAGAGCGACAACCCATTTGGCCAGGGAAACCGCACCACTGATCGTCCGTTGACCGTCGATGACGTGGTGACCAAGACTGGCATTACTCTTGGCGTCGTTATCGCCATGGCCGTGATCAACTTCGCCATCGGCGAGTTGATCAACCCGGGTATTGCGATGATTCTTACCTTGGTTGGTGCGCTGGGCGGTTTCATTACTGTTCTCGTCTCAACGTTTGGCAAGAAGTTTGGTTCCGCTGCGGCGACGTTGATTTACGCCGTGTTTGAGGGCCTTTTCGTGGGCGGCTTCTCGCTCATGTTCGCTGGCGTATCCTTCGGTAACTCCGATGGTATGGCGCTTATCGGTCAGGCCATCATGGGCACTGTAGGTGTATTCATCGGCATGCTGATGGTCTACAAGACCGGTGCGGTCAAGGTCACCCCGAAGTTCAACAAGATCATGTTCGGCCTTATTGCCGGTGTGGCAGTGTTGGCGCTGGGTAACATGCTGGGTGCTATTTTCTTCGGCTTCAACCCGCTGCGTGATGGCGGCATGCTCGCCATCATCTTCTCCCTTGTCTGCATCGTCTTGGCTTCGCTGTCCTTCATGACGGACTTTGACCAAGCTGATCGCCTTATCCGTCAGGGCGCTCCGGCTCAGTACGCCTGGGGTATCGCTCTTGGTCTGGCTGTGACCTTGGTCTGGCTCTACACCGAGATTCTCCGTCTGCTGAGCTACTTTAGGGACTAA
- a CDS encoding HpcH/HpaI aldolase family protein, translating into MTHDTIDVYTKYTAHFGGIMTHAPNTAVWLTEPSAAAIEIAKIAGYDTIVLDVEHGPYSLHALDWMLPLINANDMTSIVKVTGPNREAIQQALDLGADAVAIPHIESADHARAITAYAKFPPLGQRSFAGGRTSSYVGFTNAWVTDQDTNTKCYAMIEDATAFDEIDDILALGTVDGVFIGPSDLSMSRGHGAYEPQGQALDDVATIAQAANNANKPWILPAWSEQEKKLAVQHGAHTIIATMQFGVLLSGFEQAAQQTTDIINANNN; encoded by the coding sequence ATGACCCACGACACAATCGATGTATACACGAAGTATACCGCACACTTTGGAGGAATTATGACCCATGCCCCAAACACCGCCGTCTGGCTCACCGAACCCTCAGCCGCCGCAATCGAAATCGCGAAAATCGCAGGCTACGACACCATCGTCCTGGATGTAGAGCATGGCCCCTACTCTCTTCATGCACTCGACTGGATGCTCCCACTAATCAACGCCAACGACATGACCTCCATTGTCAAAGTCACCGGCCCTAACCGTGAAGCCATCCAACAAGCCCTCGATCTCGGAGCCGACGCAGTAGCAATCCCACACATCGAATCCGCCGACCACGCCCGCGCCATCACCGCCTACGCCAAATTCCCCCCACTCGGCCAACGCTCATTCGCAGGTGGACGTACCTCCTCCTACGTCGGCTTCACCAACGCCTGGGTCACAGACCAAGACACCAATACCAAGTGCTACGCCATGATCGAAGATGCCACCGCATTTGACGAAATCGACGACATCCTCGCTCTCGGCACCGTAGACGGCGTATTCATCGGCCCCTCCGATCTGTCTATGTCACGGGGTCACGGCGCATACGAGCCCCAAGGTCAAGCCCTCGACGACGTAGCAACCATCGCTCAGGCCGCCAACAATGCCAACAAGCCCTGGATACTGCCAGCCTGGTCTGAACAAGAAAAGAAACTCGCAGTACAACACGGCGCACACACCATCATCGCCACCATGCAGTTCGGAGTACTTCTCAGTGGATTCGAACAAGCCGCACAACAAACCACCGACATCATCAACGCCAACAACAACTAA